The region TGGAGCCAGCGTTGGCGGGCGTTGCAGCGGTCTGTCCGAATATCGACCCCGCGCAGTGCGTGACAGAATTAGAGCGGCCTCGGAATTGGATCTACCACCAGCACTTCCTCCCACGCCTGAAAGCGCGCATGAGACGGAAGGCCGCCTACTTTCCAGGGAAATGGGACTTGGCGCGACTGAACTCCATCCGCACCATGAGCCAATTTGATGATGACTACACCGCCCCCGATGGCGGCTATCGGGATGCCGCCGACTATTATGACCGTGCGGGTTCCCACCATGTCCTGCACCGGATTACCACCCCCACACTGATTATCACGGCACAAGACGATCCCTTCATCCCTTACTCCATGTTCACCCAGCCGGCGATCAGGAACAACCGCGCCATCACCCTGCTCGATCCCCGCTATGGCGGCCATTGTGGATTCTTCCACTGGGGCCGGAACGGAGAAGATCCCTATTGGGCGGAAAATCGCATCATGGATTTTCTGCGGCCGAAGAGCTGAACCATCCGGCGCTTCCAGGCCGGGCATCCTTACTCGACGTTCAGATGGGAGCGCACGTCCTGCGCATAGGTTTTGAAAGGATCCGGCATGGGAAACGGCGTGCGGCCGCGGACTTGAAAGATCGACCAATTGATCACATAGGCGGGGAAATAGCGTTCATCCTGCACCGGCCCACCAGGTTCGGCGATCGGACCGGCCGCGAGCAGATGCCGAACCAGCTCGCCGCGGCCAAACGCGCGCGTGTTACGGGGCGGATGTTCCATCGCCAGCGCGATGGCCTTGTCCGTCGTCATGCGTGGCACACGGCCTTCTTCCAATAATCCGAAGTAGAGCCCGCGATCGGGGCGAAGATTATGGTATTCGAGGTCCAGACTCTTCAGCGTCGGATCGTGCCACTCCAACTGCTCGGCCTCGCGGAAAGACTCCAGCAGCCAGAGCTTGGAGGCCCAATCCACGCGGCCCACCAGCTTGGCATAGTCTCCGCGCAAATCCGTCAGCACCGCTTCCCATTGAGCCAGCACCCAGTCGGTTTCCTCGTCCTGCCCGGCATAGGCGTCGCGGGCCGCGGCCAGAAACTGTTCCTGGATGTCGATGGCCGAGATGCTCCGGCCTGACTGCAACCGCACGATCCACTGGCGTTCTTGATCCTGTGAAATCTCTTGCAGGGTCTCGACCGGCTCGTCGATATCCAATCCGCGCGGCGCCTTGCCCTCCTCGATCAGCTGCAGCACCAGCCCGGTCGTGCCCATCTTCAGCGCCGTCGCATATTCGGCCATATTGGAATCGCCGAGCAGCAGATGAATGCGCCGGTACTGATTCGGGTCCGCCAGCGGTTCATCGCGGGTATTGATGATGGCCCGGTTCTGTTGGACCCACTCGAAGAAGTCGTTGACGATGTGGTCCGCCCGCTGCGAAATCTGAAACGGAATCATCGTCTGCGGCGAACCCTGATGCAGCACGGCACGCGGCACGATCAGGCGGTCCATCTGAATCCAGGCATCCTGCGGACTGGCGGCGCCGATCCGCCCGGAGCCGGTAAAAATCTGGCGGGTCACCAGAAACGTCACCAGCGGGCTCAACCCGCGCCGGCTGAACGGGAATTGTCTGGTGACCAGATAGTTCTCGTGCGATCCGAACGTGGCAT is a window of Nitrospira sp. DNA encoding:
- a CDS encoding alpha/beta fold hydrolase — encoded protein: MQTTPPFNPPFLLRNAHLMTVIPRYWPRADSLNGIPHTSRLFTVEPGTQLLGLCHWQRQRQTAPTVILVHGLEGCAESRYMRGIAAKAYRAGFNVLRMNQRNCGGTEHLTPTLYNSGLSQDYRAIVHELATVDRLTSLWLVGYSMGGNLVLKAAGELEGMEPALAGVAAVCPNIDPAQCVTELERPRNWIYHQHFLPRLKARMRRKAAYFPGKWDLARLNSIRTMSQFDDDYTAPDGGYRDAADYYDRAGSHHVLHRITTPTLIITAQDDPFIPYSMFTQPAIRNNRAITLLDPRYGGHCGFFHWGRNGEDPYWAENRIMDFLRPKS
- a CDS encoding proteasome accessory factor PafA2 family protein, whose translation is MLNRIFGIETEYGLLVNQDRPDHMPTWFAHQIRDHLFHVQRRGVLDLHHRGHDEPPGNGGFLTNAGRMYLDMGHLEYASPECHSLADLVATDRAGDLVLQQAIEELGFGDTISLIKNNIDHETDATFGSHENYLVTRQFPFSRRGLSPLVTFLVTRQIFTGSGRIGAASPQDAWIQMDRLIVPRAVLHQGSPQTMIPFQISQRADHIVNDFFEWVQQNRAIINTRDEPLADPNQYRRIHLLLGDSNMAEYATALKMGTTGLVLQLIEEGKAPRGLDIDEPVETLQEISQDQERQWIVRLQSGRSISAIDIQEQFLAAARDAYAGQDEETDWVLAQWEAVLTDLRGDYAKLVGRVDWASKLWLLESFREAEQLEWHDPTLKSLDLEYHNLRPDRGLYFGLLEEGRVPRMTTDKAIALAMEHPPRNTRAFGRGELVRHLLAAGPIAEPGGPVQDERYFPAYVINWSIFQVRGRTPFPMPDPFKTYAQDVRSHLNVE